A genomic region of Chryseobacterium sp. KACC 21268 contains the following coding sequences:
- a CDS encoding AsmA-like C-terminal region-containing protein, giving the protein MSAGNITTVLLKILKWLGITIASILFLMFIIPILFPGQISNQVKIFANKHLAGELDYKKTHLSFFRHFPSLTVSVDDFLLKGSKPFEQDTLLAAKEVAAGINLKNLIFDGEIKIDEIYVNDAVANVFVNSKGQANYNVYVSKPSEKPKDTTEAGASIKLDLIKLKNWNIKYNDHAANVLVNAKGLNYTGKGGLSEDIFDLETDLGIDKLDFALNRIWYAKEKSLHADLITRINTNALTFVLRKNELRINELPLKFTGFVSILKDGYNLNINAASEKTTIKDMLSVLPPQYLGWVKDTKIEGNSDLFFSLKGRFSEPKNQKPDLKASLKVNNGFVSNSNAPVPMNNLNLDLNVDVPSLDTNKLLLDLRNLSFDLGKNNKFRAVVKTQGMDEMKINANIKGGIDLATLDSALGLKDIELKGLMNTDIQSNGIFNLDKKLFPKTKGYLNLKNGWLKTKYYPNAIQNINILANIYNTDGTFKSLGVKLDPFKFDFEGNPVFVNADLQNFEDLLYKVRAKGVLNIGRIYQVFKKEGFDVSGLIMADLSLNGRQSYATTGQYSKLDNRGNLILKNIKATTEYLPKSFFIKEGNFEFENEKMWFRKFFATYGKSDFALNGYLLNTINYFIERKGTLHGKFHLKSNYILIDEFMALKEGDNKDKSLAVEYAKEENPKSSGVVIVPTNLDVSLEANAKKVEFKGLGLNNLVGLASVNKGEVYLKNTTFDIVGSRMGIDARYQNESPITANYDVALKVDNFDVQRAYKEIDMIREMATAAKDVKGVVSLDYKLKGDFDANMKPIYPSLEGGGNVNLKDVEVKNLKMLSAVGNDIGANAFNNPDMKGVDIKTNIKNNLIHVDPFTFKVSVLRPSISGTTSFNGLLDFRIRVGLPPGGWIGFPVVVTGTHEKPKIKIFSKTGQGILEALYNTKSNKVIREEKRAEKKSRAQQRKDKRAQEKKAENAEKQVSKDVKEK; this is encoded by the coding sequence ATGAGTGCGGGAAATATCACAACAGTGTTGCTGAAAATATTAAAATGGCTGGGAATTACGATTGCTTCTATCCTATTTCTAATGTTCATTATTCCGATTCTATTTCCTGGGCAGATTTCGAATCAGGTCAAGATATTCGCCAACAAACATTTGGCTGGCGAACTCGATTATAAGAAAACGCACCTTAGTTTTTTCCGTCACTTTCCTTCTCTCACGGTTTCTGTGGATGATTTTCTATTGAAAGGCTCCAAACCTTTTGAACAAGACACGCTTCTCGCGGCCAAGGAAGTTGCGGCTGGAATCAATCTTAAAAATTTGATTTTCGATGGCGAAATAAAAATCGATGAAATCTATGTGAATGACGCTGTGGCCAATGTTTTCGTCAATTCCAAAGGTCAGGCGAATTATAATGTTTATGTTTCCAAGCCTTCCGAAAAGCCGAAAGATACGACTGAAGCTGGGGCATCCATCAAATTAGATTTAATTAAACTGAAAAACTGGAACATCAAATACAATGACCACGCAGCCAATGTTTTGGTAAATGCAAAAGGTCTTAATTACACAGGAAAAGGCGGATTGAGTGAAGATATTTTCGACCTCGAAACCGACCTTGGAATCGACAAACTTGATTTTGCATTAAATAGAATCTGGTACGCCAAAGAAAAATCACTTCACGCCGATTTGATTACGAGAATCAACACCAATGCCTTGACTTTCGTCTTGAGAAAAAATGAGTTGAGAATCAATGAACTGCCTTTAAAATTCACCGGTTTCGTCAGTATTTTAAAGGATGGTTATAATCTGAATATCAATGCGGCGTCGGAAAAAACAACGATTAAAGATATGTTGTCCGTTTTGCCTCCGCAATATTTAGGTTGGGTGAAGGACACGAAAATCGAGGGAAATAGCGATTTGTTCTTTAGTTTAAAAGGAAGATTCAGCGAGCCGAAAAACCAGAAACCCGATTTGAAAGCGAGTCTGAAAGTGAACAACGGTTTTGTTTCCAACAGCAACGCGCCAGTGCCGATGAACAATCTGAATCTGGATTTGAATGTTGATGTACCTTCGCTTGATACGAATAAACTCCTACTCGACTTGAGAAATCTGAGTTTTGACCTAGGAAAAAACAATAAATTCCGAGCCGTTGTGAAAACGCAGGGAATGGACGAAATGAAAATCAATGCCAACATCAAAGGTGGAATTGATTTGGCAACCTTGGATTCTGCTTTGGGATTGAAAGATATCGAACTGAAAGGCCTTATGAATACGGATATTCAATCGAACGGAATTTTCAATTTAGATAAAAAATTATTCCCAAAAACAAAAGGTTATCTGAATCTGAAAAACGGCTGGCTGAAAACGAAATATTATCCAAATGCAATTCAGAACATTAATATTTTAGCAAATATTTATAATACAGATGGGACTTTCAAAAGTCTGGGCGTTAAACTCGACCCATTCAAATTTGATTTTGAAGGAAATCCTGTTTTCGTAAATGCTGATTTGCAAAACTTCGAAGACTTATTGTATAAAGTCAGAGCAAAAGGCGTGCTGAATATTGGCCGAATCTATCAGGTTTTCAAGAAAGAAGGATTTGATGTGAGCGGTTTGATAATGGCGGATTTATCTTTAAATGGTCGTCAAAGTTATGCTACAACTGGACAATACAGCAAGCTTGATAACCGAGGAAACTTAATCTTAAAAAACATCAAAGCCACAACGGAATATCTTCCGAAATCATTCTTCATCAAAGAAGGAAATTTCGAGTTTGAAAATGAAAAAATGTGGTTCAGAAAATTCTTTGCGACTTATGGTAAATCCGATTTTGCTTTGAATGGTTATCTTTTAAACACCATCAATTATTTCATCGAACGAAAAGGAACTTTGCATGGGAAATTCCATCTCAAGTCCAATTATATTTTGATTGATGAATTTATGGCGCTGAAAGAAGGTGACAACAAAGACAAATCGTTGGCTGTAGAATATGCGAAAGAAGAAAATCCGAAAAGCAGTGGCGTCGTGATTGTTCCTACAAACCTGGATGTTTCATTGGAAGCGAATGCCAAAAAAGTTGAGTTCAAAGGACTTGGTTTGAATAATTTGGTTGGTTTGGCTTCTGTGAACAAGGGCGAAGTTTATCTTAAGAATACAACTTTCGATATTGTTGGAAGCCGAATGGGAATCGATGCGAGATATCAGAACGAATCGCCGATTACAGCCAATTACGATGTCGCTTTGAAAGTTGATAACTTCGATGTTCAGCGCGCTTACAAGGAAATCGATATGATTCGTGAAATGGCGACAGCAGCCAAAGATGTGAAAGGCGTTGTGTCTTTGGATTACAAACTGAAAGGTGATTTCGATGCGAATATGAAACCGATTTATCCATCATTGGAAGGTGGCGGAAATGTGAATCTAAAAGATGTCGAAGTCAAAAACCTGAAAATGCTCTCAGCCGTCGGAAATGATATTGGTGCTAATGCCTTCAACAATCCTGATATGAAGGGCGTTGACATCAAAACAAATATCAAAAACAATTTGATTCACGTGGACCCGTTTACTTTCAAAGTGTCAGTTTTAAGACCATCTATCAGCGGAACAACGAGTTTCAATGGCCTACTCGATTTCCGAATCCGAGTTGGATTGCCACCGGGCGGATGGATTGGTTTCCCAGTTGTGGTGACAGGAACACACGAGAAACCGAAAATCAAAATCTTCAGCAAAACCGGACAAGGCATTTTGGAAGCGCTTTATAATACAAAATCCAATAAAGTCATCCGAGAGGAAAAACGGGCTGAGAAAAAATCCCGAGCGCAACAACGAAAAGACAAACGCGCGCAGGAAAAGAAAGCTGAGAATGCGGAGAAGCAGGTTAGTAAAGATGTGAAAGAGAAATAA
- a CDS encoding GDSL-type esterase/lipase family protein, translated as MNKIIYGLFFGDSITYGEYDGIFGGWVDILKRYALQKYNEGSTNELILFNLGIGGETSEGLVKRIPHEMKARNSADGNIVFIGYGANDLAVKDGNQMVNAEQFKANIETAIQDAKLYSENIYFVSILPISEKIDSKVSTTGKIRTNENILVYNQILKDIATENALSYIDFHSAFLEDKEILLSKDGVHPNEKGYGMMAEIALPIIEKYL; from the coding sequence ATGAACAAGATAATTTATGGATTATTCTTCGGAGACAGCATTACTTACGGCGAATATGATGGTATTTTTGGTGGCTGGGTCGATATTTTGAAACGATATGCGCTACAGAAATATAATGAAGGAAGTACGAATGAACTGATTCTTTTCAATCTCGGAATTGGTGGCGAAACTTCGGAAGGTTTGGTCAAACGGATTCCGCACGAGATGAAAGCCAGAAACTCCGCTGATGGAAATATCGTATTCATCGGTTATGGCGCCAATGATTTGGCTGTGAAAGATGGAAATCAAATGGTAAACGCTGAACAATTCAAAGCAAATATTGAAACCGCCATTCAAGATGCAAAGCTTTATTCAGAGAATATTTACTTTGTCAGCATTCTTCCTATTTCTGAAAAAATTGATTCTAAAGTCTCAACAACAGGAAAGATTAGAACTAACGAAAACATTTTGGTTTACAATCAAATCCTTAAAGATATCGCAACTGAAAACGCGTTGAGTTACATCGATTTTCATTCGGCTTTTTTAGAAGACAAAGAGATTCTGCTTTCCAAGGATGGCGTTCATCCCAACGAAAAAGGTTATGGAATGATGGCAGAAATCGCCCTTCCAATTATCGAAAAATATTTGTAA
- a CDS encoding ribonuclease inhibitor, translating to MESNTSNKNNKKSAVINGSLFSDLSGFYNEVSNVFMKDEDWKVGTLDGFDDILYGFQGEIIWKDSEKSKQDLGFEATKVFYENKIKQGKPFNIKLIQQKLDDLIAGNGQTLFEILVEIIESHKNITLILD from the coding sequence ATGGAGTCGAATACTTCAAATAAAAATAACAAGAAATCGGCTGTCATCAATGGCAGCCTTTTTTCTGATTTGTCGGGATTCTACAACGAAGTTTCCAATGTCTTTATGAAAGATGAAGATTGGAAAGTCGGGACTTTGGATGGTTTTGATGACATTCTTTATGGATTTCAAGGTGAAATCATCTGGAAAGATTCTGAGAAATCAAAACAGGATTTAGGTTTTGAAGCAACCAAAGTTTTTTACGAAAATAAAATCAAACAAGGAAAACCATTTAATATCAAATTAATTCAGCAAAAACTGGATGATTTGATTGCTGGAAACGGGCAAACTTTATTCGAAATTTTGGTTGAAATTATAGAATCGCACAAGAATATTACATTAATTTTGGACTGA